A part of Lampris incognitus isolate fLamInc1 chromosome 21, fLamInc1.hap2, whole genome shotgun sequence genomic DNA contains:
- the LOC130131341 gene encoding ras-related protein ralB-B-like: MASGKNKNQGSLVLHKVIMVGSGGVGKSALTLQFMYDEFVEDYEPTKADSYRKKVVLDGEEVQIDILDTAGQEDYAAIRDNYFRSGEGFLLVFSITEHESFTATSEFREQILRVKEEEGIPLLLVGNKSDLEERRQVSADEATAKAGQWGVQYVETSAKTRANVDKVFFDLMREVRKKKMAESKDKNGPSGKKKKQRCCIL; the protein is encoded by the exons ATGGCGTCCGGGAAGAACAAGAACCAGGGTTCTCTGGTCCTTCACAAAGTGATCATGGTTGGGAGTGGCGGTGTTGGCAAGTCTGCTCTCACTCTCCAGTTCATGTATGATGAG TTTGTTGAGGACTATGAACCCACCAAGGCAGACAGCTACAGGAAGAAAGTGGTTCTGGATGGGGAGGAGGTCCAGATCGACATCCTGGACACCGCGGGTCAGGAGGACTACGCTGCCATCAGAGACAATTACTTCCGGAGCGGAGAGGGATTCCTGCTGGTATTCTCCATTACCGAGCACGAGTCCTTCACAGCCACCTCGGAATTCAG ggagcAGATCCTGCGGGTGAAGGAGGAAGAAGGGATCCCTCTCCTCCTGGTGGGGAACAAATCGGACCTCGAGGAGCGCCGGCAGGTGTCGGCTGATGAGGCCACAGCGAAAGCAGGGCAGTGGGGGGTGCAGTACGTGGAGACCTCGGCCAAGACCCGCGCCAACGTGGACAAG GTCTTCTTTGACCTCATGCGGGAAGTCCGGAAGAAGAAAATGGCCGAGAGCAAGGACAAAAATGGACCGAgtgggaagaagaagaaacagcgcTGCTGTATACTTTAA